Within Aspergillus oryzae RIB40 DNA, chromosome 2, the genomic segment tttgccgTTTTGGTAGAGCGATTACTATCGTTGAGAAACCTAGTATAGCAAGGAAACCTGTTGTCTATGATGCGTTAGGGGTTCTTGACACATAGGTATTAAATTCCGAGTGGCTTACGGCTGCGAATACTAAGTGTGTGGATGGTTGGTGATTGATGTGGTCGGAATATATAGTTTGGTGATATTCAGCATGTAGGGTCCATATGTGCGTGTGTTTAAAGATATATTGCGTTCCCCCTTACACAACTTTCGAGTTCTCGAACAAAACCAAGTCCGATATAACATTCTGACATTCAGGCTATCGACACCCGATAGAATCgcaagaggagagaagatcTGTTTGGCTCCGGATGTGCCCAGGACTGACCCAGCTGCATAGTCCAGAATTGCCGACGTCTCACTGTGAGGCGATGGGTCCGTGATCTTCCTGCCTCAACACTTAGGCAGTGATCAACGATGGACGTGCTTTAATTAAGCCACCCACTTAGGCTCTGATAGTTTGGCGAGGGGGAAGGGGGCCAAAATTCGAAAAAAAATTTGAAATCTGAGAAAAGGGGAAGTGAAACGCCAGGTTTCTGCCTAATGCGCTCCATCGGATTGGAGAATTTACCTGATTTACTACAGTTCTTGTTTCAATTTAGATAATAAAAACTCCCAATCAGTGATGGAATTACGCGTTTACCACTCGGAATCCACTATCATGCAGATTCGAGTACGTTGGTGCCAAGGAGAACCTGATCTACGTGAAAGCTACGGAGCTGGTTTGGATCATAAACTTCGCGACGGAAGTTAGTAGCGTGAAGTAAAAGACAACCTGTGTATTGATCGCCGTGTTCTATATACAGAAGCCGAAAAAGTATCAGAACCcccaaagaagaatgaaacaAAGGTTTAGattagaaaaaaagaaaggggaagacTCTGGGTCAAGCAAACGCGTTCTATAAGTGCAGATGCCACTGCAGTGCATTAGCCATCAATGAAACTATAAGTGGATTGTATAAAGCGTCGAACCCCAGTTCAGGCAATTATGCAGAGACCCCCAAGCCTTCGCCACCGGTCTTGTGATACGGCGGCTTCGCACCATCTGCGCTTGCTGGGTTGAAGCGCCACACCCCACCAGTTTTGTCGCTTTCGAGCGATGTAAGGCCGGCCTTTCTCGCAAGTTGTAAGAGCCCCTGATCCTCATTCTCGTCTACGCGGTTGAAGAAGCGGCGCTCCCATTCCCGACCCTCGGACTTTTCAACCCTGCGAAGCTCGCGTTGGGCGTTCTCAATCTTCGACTTGGCCACAGACACGGCGTCCATGTCGCCCCGCTCGATGCCCGAAGCCACGTCCTGCCAGGCACGCCGACTTTCGTAAAGGTCTTGATCCTCCAGTGGGGCCAACTGGAGGGGAGTGGTCTTGTTATCCTTAACCACGTACGTCTCCACTTCATCCTTGGTTCGGGCATTCTTGATGGTGAACTTATCCGACCACTGCCCATCGACAGTGTACaaaggcttcttctctccttcgcTCTCCTTATACAAGATGGCGTTAAaggtgttcttctttccacttAGCCAGCCTTTACCGGAGTAGTCGATCTTGGCCACGTAGCCGGTGCTGCTAACAATCCGTGTCGTTTTTTCCAGTTCTACGAACGGAGTTCCATAAATCAAGGATTCGATGTGCAAACTTGGAAGTGTGATAAGGTACTGTTCCTTCTGGGCCGGGTCGTTCTTGTCCGCGTTGGGTGGGGTGACGGTCAGGAGGGCATGTCCGATCTGCTTGATTTGGATGGTGCTTGAAAAGGAGGCCTTCTGGGCGTTGTATCCTTGTAACTGTACACGAATAACGTTAGGAATGTGCTTTTTAAgcagaaaataagaaaaaaaagaatatgcAAACTTACTTCTACCCCATGTTTCTCATTCCGAATTGCGTAGGCGGTTGCTGGGGGATGGTGGCTGACTCCAGTCAGTCTCCTACGGTCTAAAAAGGACTTGTTCTGAGGTGTCCACCTACCTGACTTGTTCACTGATCAATGAGGTTTCCCCGACATTCTCGTCAGTGTTCCACTTGCCCAGGAAGAGCTCTCCCAGGAAGGGGTTCAGGGGCTTCTTCTCACTACCCAGTTTCTCGCTACGGGTACAATATTGCTGGTGCAGGGTACTGATGAACCATTTCAGAACAGCCAGGGCTCTTTTCTCGGGGTCCGCTTCTGTAGCTGGGGCCACGAAAAGGTTCGGATGCTCAGCCCAGTAGGCGGAGTACTCGGTCAGGGAAGTGGAGGAAAGGATAAAAGGTGGAGCGGTCAAGGAAGATAGGTCGCCGTTGAAAGAGGCGATAGACTTTAGGAGGATTCATCGGTTAGTCAGAGAAATGAGCTGTCAATTGAGGGGGGTTGCGACGTACCTTGAGGAAACTTGACCAGGAGCCTTTGCTGCTGGCGGGGATTGCATCCTTGCTGGAACTCATCTTTTGCTAGGTAATTTTGGATTTCTAGAGAAAAATGTTTTGATTCCGAATTATTGATCTAGTAGAAAAAGTAGTCACTGGATCCAGCAGTAACAGTCTGGGGGGGTTGTGTTGACAAAAAGGTCAAGAATATGGCGAAGtggggagaaagggaagaagagcaatggatgatgagggtgaAGTCAGTCAGTTGGGTTTAGACTAATTTGGGGGAGATGAGGTGAAGTGCCCACGCGAACGGTCGTAACACTAGTCCCATTGCGACGTCATGGCCCCTCcgccatcttttcttttggttggTTTGAAACTTCTTTGGTTCCCTTCCTGCATGcatcttcctttttacccGACAATCGAAAAGTCATCTGGCATTGGTGAGATTCTTCCCTAGTCGAGAGTCTAATTTTGCCACTTCATCTCTTGTCCTCGGTTGAATCTTTGGACCCGTTGTCCTTCCCAGATAGGGGTCAACGTTTGCTTTTATTCTCCGACGATATTGATGTATCGGGAATAGCAAATTCAGTgtaaaaagaaataaaccTAAATGAAAATCAAAGGAAAATGtaaggaaggaaaggacgGGACTTAGAGCATCGAAAGTCTTGTCACAGGTTGGATTTGAGATCTGTGGCCGTTTTAATATTGAGGCTTGTTTTTCCCTGGTGGAGATCTTATCAGATGACTTGGCTCTCAGTGTGGCTTGCACCTGATCTATCCTCTCTAGTTTAGCTGTTCGGTCCCTTTTTCCACGCAAGCCTCACCTCTCGGCTTTCTTTCGGATACACAATTTTGGTCCTGTCTCTTTATTGCCCTTGTGCGTGACGCGTACCTCTCACCATTGAGGCTTTTTACTCCTCGCACTGACAATCTAGCAATTGTTGTCTGTGTCTGGGGACTTACGGCAACTATATCTGCACTAATTAACCCAAGAATTGGTTTTTCATGGAAAACAAGACCCTAGACACTCCCAAAGAGACTTCTGAGGAGCTTGGATGAAACTAAAAGGCCGGTCCTGAAGGGAAATGCCAATGTGTTAAACAAACACTGCTATCTATCCATGCCTCTGTCCCTTCTCCTCTGTCAAGGTCTATTGATTTGAGTAAAAGGTGAAATGGAAGAACACGCGAAAGGGGCTGATTTTGATGTATGATGTTCTGGTCCTTGTGACGGAAACTTGTTCTAGCCAACAAGTAGACCAACCAGATTACTGTGTATGGTGATCAGTGGACCTTTAAGACTCagtcttttttttgttttttttttgttttttttttttttttttcccttttctccttgaattcATACCACATGAACAATAGCGAGAGCACGTCAAAACTGACTCCAGCACATTAGCTGGGTCGTCATGTGTCTGGTCGTCGCAAAGCCCATCCCGGTCCCATCGTGATGATCCTCCTGAACAGCTCCTGTGGCGGCTCCACTTGGTCGCGGATCCTCCTTAGTCAAGAACCGATGGGTAACGGGAGCTATCGGAAAGCCGTGTACTCCTAGAACCCCAAACGGGTCCTGCTACCGTCTCCGCCGAATGAAACAATTACTTCACGGAAACACGCGTGGTTTTCGGCCTATTGTTTGCGCCGTTGGTCAGCCAGGGGTCTAGTTGGACTGCAATGTCGATCCAGTTCCCACTCTTGGGCCAAGCTATAGACCTGCGGCTCCGCTCCCGAACCTATAGTGGCCATGGGCGTGGCTAGGTCTCAGGCATATCATTGGCTCCGCGCATTGTATGGGGACTGTGGTATTTCTATGGTCGCCCTGAGAAGCATGTGCTACTCTTCACATTGTCTTCCTGCTGGGCGCTGAGCACTCAGGCACCAATGATATCGAGTTGGGCCCCATTCGGCTGCATGGTCTGGCCACACTTCAGGctgatgatgtgatgataGTCGTGCTAAAAATGAAATTCTATTCTGCAAAACGCGCAATGCAAAGAGCATTGGGGGATCTGTCTCCTTTTCCGATTTTGTTCATTTAAGATGCAAGCGATGTCAATATGTCTGCTCATTGAAGCACTGTATCCAAAACAgatttcccttttccagcTCTCAGTCTCTCTTTTCATTGCATTTCTCTTGGCTTTTGCCCTGTCGCTCGTTCCAGTTAGCCTCTAAGACAATTCAATGTCAAATCTTTCTATACAGTCgttcattcattgatccagTGCTTAATCCCCGAAGGAGTCCAAACACTTTCATTCTTTAGTTGAACAttgtctttcccttgttGTCCCTGCAGTTGGCATGAACCATGCTCAAGTCTGCTTCTGTCAAGTCTGTTTCTGTCCATGAGCGAGAAATCCCGACAATGTCGGACAGATCGTCTCTCAATTCTGCTACCACTCAAATTGCCACAGAGGAGCATCTAGCTCTTCGGGAAGACTTCGGACAACCCCCTGGCACCCCCAATACGCTTGTTCCTGTGCAATCTAAACAAGGCCCTGATTTGCAGAAAGAGGCTGTtgcagacgatgatgactttgaagaagcagatgcagaACAATATAAACGGTTCTCACCCGCACGAAAAATTATCATTGTTTCTATCCTTTCGTACTGTGCCTTTCTTGCTCCTATCTCGTCAACAGCCATCCTGGCCGCAGTCCCAGAGATATCCAAGACCTTTAACACGACGGGGGATATAATTAATGCTAGCAATGCACTTTATTTGACGTCCATGGGAGTCGCCTCTCTAGTTTGGGGTCCTCTTAGTCAGGTTTGGGGCCGTCGCCCTGTAAGTTTCACCTCTATTCTTTAGGATTCTTTGCCTACGGCCTTCCACTGACTAGTCTTTCCCCTTAGATCTTTGTCGTAAGCGGcgttctctttttcatttttacGATTGCCACGGCCCTGTCTCCAAATCTTCCTGCCTACTTCGTCTTCCGTATCCTCACTGCTTTCCAAGGGACATCCTTCCTTGTTGTCGGTAGCTCCGCCATTGGAGATGTGTATGAGCCTCGTAGCCGAGCATCAGCAATGGTGTGGCTTCTGTCAGGAAGCATGACTGGACCTGCGGCTGGCCCTTTCCTCGGAGTATGTCTTGAACCCATTTATGATCAATGAATTAGTGGGTAGTGGCTAATATGAAGACTTAGGGTGTCATTGTGACCTTCCGATCATGGAGGGTAATCTTCTGGCTTTTGTCTGCGATGAGCGGGTTTTCCGCCTTGATgctcatctttctcttccctgagACGATACACTCTAAAACTGATGGTGATCTAGCCGGGAAGAGTCTTCCCGAAAAGAGCAAGCTACTTTGGCAGCGTGTGTCGCCTGTTCGTGTGATAACCCTGACCTTCTCATACCCaaacatcctcatcaccggtCTAGCCGCCGGTGCCCTAGTCTGGAACCAATACGCTCTTTTAACTCCCATTCGTTACATCCTCAACCCTCGTTTTCACCTAAACAGCCCCATTGAATGCGGTCTCTTCTACCTTGCTCCAGGAGCTGGCTACTTGGCTGGCACCTTCGTCGGCGGTCGCTGGGCCGATTACTTTGTTCGAAAATACATCAAACGTCGCAACGGCCTCCGAATCCCAGAGGACCGGCTGCGCTCTTGCCTAGCATTCGTGTGCGTTGTCGCCCCGGGTTGCATCCTCGTCTATGGCTGGACACTCGACCAGGAAGTCGGCGGCATCCCCGTCCCCGTTATCGCCATGTTCCTACAGGGCGTCGCACAATTATTCTGTTTCCCAAGTATCAACACCTATTGCCTTGACGTGATGCACGATAAGGGCCGCAGTGCCGAGGTCATCGCGGGCAACTACCTCTTCCGGTATGTTTTTGCCGCATTAGGCACCGGCGTCGTCTTACCAGCCACCAAGGCAATGGGTGTGGGCTGGTTCAACACAGTTTCGGCTTTGTTTCTGGTCATTGCTGGGGCCTTGGTATGGCTAACGGCTGAATACGGCCCTAAGTGGCGCGAAGCCATCGATTCCAATTATGAGCAGAAACAAACGCGAGCAAAAGAAGCACCTTGCGAAAATGTATAGACTTGGTGCtccacaaaaaaaaaaaaaaaaaaaaaaaaaaaaaaaaggtgtgaggaaagaaggaaacatCGGTGCAAAGACATATTTACATCGTGGTTAATGGCCAGGCATGATCAAATAGAGGATTATATGGGATAGATCCAAAAGTACTTGGGTTTTTGGCGTTCTTTAGATCACTTCTTTAATGTATATATTGTTATTCTTGTGTTTTATGGTATGGCGTTTGGCTTTGTAAATACCCATTTGGTTCTCCCTGTACATAGTCATAATCTATATTAGTGTTAGATACCTAATTGAGAGACAGTGAGATATTTCTCGTTAACACGAGCAGCAGCctgttttcattttcttcttccgcgcTGCAGGATAATGGTACACGCGCTAAGTTTCGATATGCAACAACTCTCAATACGGGTGTTGATATAATACGCTTTGAATACTCCACTGGTTGCGGTATCTTCTTtagtagtagaagaataATCTTCGCTTGCACTCAGTTACGATACTTAGTTTACCCTAGCCCCCGAAgcatttttttcttctgcacAAATTTTCGCCCATCCTCACGGCCTTTCTCCACATCTACAAAACtgatcatgatcatggcAGCAGTACAAATAGAAAATAGGAACGGAAACCCCATCCAATTGTTTTGTGTATCGTTGATGATGGCTTGGATGACGTTCGGGCCGATTATCGAGGACTAGATGGACACTATTAGTACGCTTCG encodes:
- a CDS encoding OSBP family protein (oxysterol-binding protein); this encodes MSSSKDAIPASSKGSWSSFLKSIASFNGDLSSLTAPPFILSSTSLTEYSAYWAEHPNLFVAPATEADPEKRALAVLKWFISTLHQQYCTRSEKLGSEKKPLNPFLGELFLGKWNTDENVGETSLISEQVRRLTGVSHHPPATAYAIRNEKHGVELQGYNAQKASFSSTIQIKQIGHALLTVTPPNADKNDPAQKEQYLITLPSLHIESLIYGTPFVELEKTTRIVSSTGYVAKIDYSGKGWLSGKKNTFNAILYKESEGEKKPLYTVDGQWSDKFTIKNARTKDEVETYVVKDNKTTPLQLAPLEDQDLYESRRAWQDVASGIERGDMDAVSVAKSKIENAQRELRRVEKSEGREWERRFFNRVDENEDQGLLQLARKAGLTSLESDKTGGVWRFNPASADGAKPPYHKTGGEGLGVSA
- a CDS encoding uncharacterized protein (predicted protein), whose protein sequence is MISELMPQGYDNMFFALFGITNRASSIIGPNVIQAIINDTQNNWMGFPFLFSICTAAMIMISFVDVEKGREDGRKFVQKKKMLRGLGYRNQWSIQSVLYQHPY
- a CDS encoding putative MFS transporter (synaptic vesicle transporter SVOP and related transporters (major facilitator superfamily)) — translated: MSDRSSLNSATTQIATEEHLALREDFGQPPGTPNTLVPVQSKQGPDLQKEAVADDDDFEEADAEQYKRFSPARKIIIVSILSYCAFLAPISSTAILAAVPEISKTFNTTGDIINASNALYLTSMGVASLVWGPLSQVWGRRPIFVVSGVLFFIFTIATALSPNLPAYFVFRILTAFQGTSFLVVGSSAIGDVYEPRSRASAMVWLLSGSMTGPAAGPFLGGVIVTFRSWRVIFWLLSAMSGFSALMLIFLFPETIHSKTDGDLAGKSLPEKSKLLWQRVSPVRVITLTFSYPNILITGLAAGALVWNQYALLTPIRYILNPRFHLNSPIECGLFYLAPGAGYLAGTFVGGRWADYFVRKYIKRRNGLRIPEDRLRSCLAFVCVVAPGCILVYGWTLDQEVGGIPVPVIAMFLQGVAQLFCFPSINTYCLDVMHDKGRSAEVIAGNYLFRYVFAALGTGVVLPATKAMGVGWFNTVSALFLVIAGALVWLTAEYGPKWREAIDSNYEQKQTRAKEAPCENV